The nucleotide sequence CATATCTTGATCACTTTCTAATTCTTCAAATGTAATACCTTTTTTAGAAACTATCACTGCTTCAGTTTTCACTTTAGGTTTAACTATAACATCAGCTTTTTTTTGTTCTTTCCCATCTTTAAATATTACTTTAAAACTTTCTAATATTAAAGAAATTATATATAGTAAAACAAAAACTATCAACATTGACATTATAGATAATTGAACTCCGTATACCAAACTAATATCATTCATTTAATTTTCACCGCCTTATTTTTATACAAATAAATTTATTATATGTTCTTCTATTTCTGCTTCTGGATGTTCTCTTTTTTCTAAGAATTTTCTAGCGTTATCTGGAAATAATGCGTACATTAGTACATCTTCCATTGATTTAGCCAAAT is from Fusobacterium sp. IOR10 and encodes:
- a CDS encoding OadG family protein codes for the protein MNDISLVYGVQLSIMSMLIVFVLLYIISLILESFKVIFKDGKEQKKADVIVKPKVKTEAVIVSKKGITFEELESDQDMFTAAMVASMEASGENKESNYKIVSIKQL